The region GACCGACTGGTACCACTGACCTCCCAGGGACGGACTGCAAAGGCGAAAGAGAGGAAAGGACGTGGTAAATGACCAGATGCCCTTCGCTTGGGTGGGGTTATCGTCAGGACTTCCCCCAGCCTCCCACCTGGAGGTAAAGTGTTGGTGGCGTGGAGAAGAGATACCTACCTGTTCGAGTACAACCTGAGTAATTCCTATCAAGACACCTCCTTGAAACCTGGAAGCTTTCCAAAGAagactcccctcccccaccttacCTGTGTGCACTTGTGACCTGCCACGGTGAGCTAATTCTGTGGTGGCGAAATGCACCGTCCCCACGTTCGCTCACACCTGTGCCTGCGTCTGCTCTTGCCCCTGCCTGGTATGCCTGTCTCCTTTCGTCTGCTTGGCAACTCCTATCCAGTCTTCAAGCCTCACTTCAAAAGGGACAGCTGCTACTGGGACTCTttgctctcctcctgccccaggcaGAATTGGTCGCTCCTTCTTCTCTGCCTTCCACACTGTCTTGTTATGGCATCTATCCATCCGCCCgtttatccatccacccatccttcATCCATCCGCTCATATTCACTGAGCACTAATACTGTGCATCTCTGATCATGTTCTGAAGTTTTGGATAAGTCTGTTTCCTTGCGCTAGTGGTTCTTAATCTCCCCTCCCCTAGGAAAGTGCTCATACGTGCAGACGTTGCTTTCTTCTTCAGGGATCTCTGGTCATGTGCAGAGCAGACAAGCAGAAGGCGGGCACTGGGTGTGAGCCCCACCACGAGGCCCCCCAGGTGCACTTGAGGGCGAGGGAGGTGAGTGaccttgggccagactgtggatgCTGTGTGTGGTGGATGCTGTGATAGCCTGCAGGTCGCCCTTTGGGAATGACTTACTCCATGAGGCCCTGGGAGTGTGGCTGGAGGGATGGTCAGCCCTCTTTGGAGGGCTGTCTTGATTGGAAGAAGACTGCCTCACCCTAGGCTGTGCCTCCTTCCAATTCCAACGACAGACCAGTGTGGAAGCATGAAGGCCTGAACCTCTCTCACATTGGCTTGTGACAGCTCTGCAGGGTCATCCCAGCTCCAAAGCTCCCCATGGGGTTGACTGAGGCCTTTGTCGCACCTGCCATGAAGCTTGACTCCTCCCTCCGCTGAAACCTGCCTCCGTTGCCTCCCTTCCGCAGGTGTTTTTCCAAGCCCCCTCTCTAAATAACATCATGGACTTAAATCTTTACCTCTGGGTATACTTCCCAGGGAACCCATTAGATTTAAAAGCCCTGCAGAAGTTTCTTGAGGACAGCACAGCATCTATAACGCCTTGTGTACCTCCAGCAGCTCTCGCTGGGCAGGGCATGGGGGGACTTGCTCCAGAAACAGTTATTGAATGCATTTGAAtgcctttcctcctgcctctctgttctttccctctgttGGCCCAGCAGGAGAGTTCTCATCAGATATCCAGGAGAAAAAGATGAACCCTTCGGCAGGATGCCAGCCGGACTAGAGCTTGTGGGCCTGTTTCTGGGGAAATGTACTAGTTGCCAACGAAACTGTGCATAACCATGGGAACAGAAGTTAAGCTAATTGGTTACTATGAAACAAGGTCAAAGGGGCCCGGCTGATGTCAAGTTAGGATGGAGGCTCAAGGGGATGGCTGGGAGGCCGGCAGGGATGGATGGTGGTGAGGGGACAGCCTTTTCTTGTTCGGCAGATCATTTAGAAGTTAGACTAGTCCTCGGAAGCCGGGGAAAACCTCACTTCACTTTCCACTGTTGGAAACGCCTTCATGAAACAAACATCTGTCAAGCGTCTCCACTGTCCCAGGCATGGCAGCACGGATGGTGACCTCAGGAGGCCAGAACTTCAGTGTTTGCTCTGCCTCTCACTTGCTTTGTCATCCAGGCAAGTTGTCGCATCCCCATGGCTGACGTTTGCTGAATAGTTATTACTGTGTGTCCCGTTATGTGTTAACTGCTTTACATACACTAGTTCATCTTCACAACAGCTTCGCTAAAAGATATATATTATCATTCCATCTTTAAAGAAAAGGACATGGGCTCAGAGGGGATCAGCGGCATGCCCGAGACACACAGCTGATCCCAGGGCCAAGCGGGTATGTGAACCCAGGTCTGGTGGAATCCCGAGGCTGTGTTCTTAGGCACTATCCTGCTCAATGTCTACGAGCTCTGTTTCCACAGCAATGAAAATAGGTACAATCAATTTTGACTGTATTGGGGTTGTTAGCGATTAAATGACTGACGTGAGAGGCTTAGAAGGTGCCTGGTGAACGTCCAGTGTTCTCCTCCCCATTTCCTTCGTCCCCTGCGCCTCAATGCTTCCCTGGGCGGGAGGAATGATGGCCCCATCTGCCATCTCTCCAAGGACACACGTCTCTGTCCCAGGTCCAGCAGTGTCTGGCACACGGCCAGCGCTCACCGAATGCTGTCGGCCCCAATGGATGATCTGGGAGTCCCCACCCTCAGCTCTCTGGATTGCAAATTGGGGATCCCACTCAGTCCGTTAGTCTGTGATGCAGCAAGCTGTGGCAAGTTCCACGAAGACAATTCTCTTGGTGCCGTGGAACTCTACTGTCAAGACACTGGAACTTCTAGGTTTTTCTCAGCAGAATGGAGTGTTAACAGGTAAGATGTGATCCCCTGAGCCCTCCTGGCAGAGAGAGTACCAGAAGGAAGATGAGGGTATTCCCGGTCCAGCCTGATGTCTCAGCTTTCTCCCACAGGCAAACTCCAGTTTGTTCTCATACTCACCACACCCCCAACTGCAGACATGCTCATATATTGGGGGCATTAACCTTCTTCCCACTGTAGGCCCCTGGAGAGGTGGTGGGCATGTAAGCACTTAAAACTCGAACCTGTGGGTTAGCCCTCCTCCCTGGCCCCCTCCTCAGCAGAAGCGCTGGGGCTGAAGGCTTCGTGGGGACAGACGCCACAGCCTTGGAGACAAGTCACATCCTCAGCTTCCTTCAACCTGTGTGCGCAACGGAGTTGCCATGGCGACACTGCAGCCCTGAGATGCAATGGCTGCAGACAGCATGGGTGCTCCCAGGGCTCAAAGCTGAGGGTGACGCTGTCTGACCTGGGAGGCCAGGCGACTGGGTGGGTCTGgtagggggaggaggagaggggaggcccCTCCTCTAGGCTTGGCTGGTAATTGGTGCTAAGTGAGGGACCGCCACGGAACCCAACGTTCTGGTAGTGGGGCCCCTGCTCTGCACCCTGTAATTACTGCACCAGACAGCACTTGTTCCCTGTGCGGGGAGAGGGAGACGGAGTGGGGAGCAGACAGGAAGCTCTCATCCACCTGAGCCAGCGGGGCTCTGGCAGCCTCTTCCCACcgcccaagcatcctgcatcccaAGCAGACTCTCTGGCAGAGGTGgaggccccagcccctcctgtCTGCTGGCTCTTCCCACATCAGCGGTGTGGAGCACAAGCTTCCTTTAATCCTACCCTCTGAGCCTACAGAATCCGAGGGCGGGGGTGGAGGTGCAGGAACCAGATAAGACACCGCCTCGGGGGAGTCCTGGGTGTCACACCTCCATTTGCGGGAGAAGTCTGCGCTGTGAAACTGAGCTGGCGGCAGAAGACCTCGATTCTAATTCCTCCTGGGCCCAGAAGTTCTGGGGGCCTCAGGCTACTCACTGGcccctcctgggcctcagttttcctagTCTTAAGACTGAGCATGGGACTCAAAGTCATTCTTAAGGCTTCTTCTACAGCAGGGATCGGCAAACTCCAGCATGCAGGTGGAATCCTGGTTTTGCAGGGAGCGTTCCCTGGAACACGGCCCCGCCCTTTCGCTTCTGTATCTCTGTCTGTGGCTGCTTCCCTGCCACAAAGGCAGACTTGAGGAGCTGCAACAGGGACAATATGGCCCCCGAAcggaaaatatttactatctggtcttTCACGGAGAAAGTCTGTCGACCTGCTTCTAAAATATTAACGTTCTCCTGGacttgatgggcggggctgttcTGGCTCTGATCTGATTAGACCAACTCCTAACAAGTCCCTCTACCTGGAGGCACCAGGGCGGGTCCTGCTCCCAGGACTCTGCCTGGGTCTGGCCGGTGCCCGGGGACGGGCGGTTTCCGGAGCCAAAGCCTGGTGCGGTGGCGCCACCTGCTGTGAGTGCTGGGCACACTGGGGCCCAGAAGGACCACCCGCCTGCCCGCTCCCAGGCAGGGCAGCAGCGTAGAGAGGGgcatctcctctcctctctctccatttTATAAAGAAGACTGCAGACTAGTGGGCAGGTGGGCGGAAGGCTCAGGTCCCAGAGGCCCATAACCCCTCCATACATGTCCCATAGACACACGTATAGACACACAGAGCTGGCTGTGAATTTTAGTATGCCTGCTCACTTAGGGTCTTGGCTCCATGGTTGTCAAAGGACTTTCAGAATATGTGCGAAAATAGCGTTCGATCTGCTACCAACATGACTCAGTCCTTAGAACACCTCTGAGATAACCATATCCCCATTCCACAGATGAaaagactgaggttcagagaggttaggtaatttgcttaaggtcacacagtgaaTGACGAGAGTCAATATTCAAATCAGGCTGTGAAAACACTACAGTCCCCAGAATATGAAACTCAGTACCTGTTCTTCGCTGCCTGCAGGTGTGGCGAGGCCCCAAGAGAGGGCTCTGGGGCTCCGACAGGAGACCAGAGACACGGGCGAGTCCGCTGAAGGAGGCGGAAGCGGGGAGGCTGGGCCCCCCCCCGCCCCTACACCTCCAGGCAACACAAGGTGGCCAGTGGACCGGAAACCCTTTATTTCCAAGCTATAAATAGGTCTGCTTGCagagaaaggacagtctccaGGTGACGGGGCCCCAGCgtccccacctcccatccctaACTGCACTGCAGTCCAAGCCCAGCCCCCTGGAAACCTGTCTTCTCTCTAAAATCACCATCCCGGCTCTCAGAGCCTGGCGAGCGGCTGCAACAGCCCACTCCCTGCTCCTGCGGCGACACCAGCGCCGCTGGACCCCCGCTCCGGCCAGGCCCAAGGCTGGCCTGGCGCCCACCTGGCACACCAGCTCTCTGCCCCGGCCCCAGCACCGGCTGCATGCCCTCCAAGGCCTGGCCCAGGAGATGCTGGGCCCATTGCTGCCCGGCGGCCAGGAGGAACCACCCGGGTCCCCAAGCTGCTGACTGGTCCCCCGGCTGCTCACTGCTGCCCCTGGGCCACGAAGTATTCCTCCTCCTCGTTGTCCTCGTCCTCCGGCTGGCTACTCCGGAGCAGCAGCTCCAGGTCGGGGTTGGAGCCTAGCCCCTTCAGGGGCTTAGGGGCACTGTCACCTGGGGACAGAGACAGCAGCATCACACACCCAGCAAGGGTCTGCCTGCCCTGGCCTGACAGGAGAGCGTGCCGAGGGACCCAGGCCCCCACCCGCTCCCTGGAAATGACCCCCGCAACTTCTCAGAGGAGTGGCAGTGGCCAAATCACCAGGCGAACTCCCTGAATTAGAGGAAcgggcagggcaggggcagctGAACTGACCAGACCAGATTGCAAATGGCTTGGGGGGTTGAGAGCCACCTGCCTCCTCCTGGCAGGGATGGGCGGAGGGGAGATCCAGGAGGAGAGGGTCACCAGGAGACAGGCTTCCGAAAGGGGCTCTGGGTACCTCTGGCATGCAGGGCTTTGAGGGCGATGTGCAGAGATATTCCCGAGAGGCAGAGGGCAAAGCCCAGCCAGTTCAGGAGGCTGATCTGGTCACCTAGCAGATGCGCTGCCAACAGCAAAGTGCAGACTTCCTGCaggaagagaggcagggagggggcgTGCTCATGGCCAGGGCGGGGGGCGCTCCTTGGCAAGGAAGGTGGGGCCTGGGGGCGCCGTCACACTACAGGGGAGAGGCAGACCTGCCCAAACTCCCTGCAATGCAAAGGGGGAAGCCTCCTGGAGTTCGGGGACCAGCCTGAGGCCTCCCCGGCTCTGTGTTACTGTGGACAGAGGGGAGGTGGTTTTTACAGAATTCTGTCTGGACTGGAAGAGGCAGACCGAATCCAGGCTGGGGACACACAGTAGCAAGTCCAGGCAGGAAGGACAGCTGTCCTTCCAGAAGCACCTGTGCACGGAGCACCTCTGGTGCCGTGGGGCGGGGTACAGTCACACTGGGCTCTACAGGACCCATTGGTCACAAGGTTCTTCGTAAGCACTGGGTGCAAAGGGGACTGATCAGATGACATTCTGAGAAACACAGCTCATGCGTCATCACTGGGTGGGCGAGACCCTCAGGGAGCCCTGTGCTGCTGGTTTCAGGGAACACTGTTCCAGGGTCAGGATCTGCCTGTCCACTGCCCTGAGCAAGAAGCAGTGACTGATGatggggggaggaaggggagaggagacGCAAGGAGACGGCTGGGGCTCCTAGACAGCGGTAAAGGCAGGATCAGCAGCCGCAGGGCCCTCGTGATAGAACCATCCCTCACTGTGCTCCTGGCAGACACTGTCAATCAATCACTGCCAAGCACAGGACCCTATGCTGATGAGTCTGACTGGGGGCTTCTCAATCCTGACTCCAGGCTGCTGCCTCATGACCAGAGTTGGCTTTCTTGGTAAGATGTAAACATGTCCCAGGCCTAGTGGAGTCAGCCTGGCTACCTGTTAGCTGCATATCCCTGGGTAAGGGAAGCTCTTCatgtctgtttccccatctgtgaagcaGGGCTGTCCCCACTCTCCCCCTCCGCCCACTCCGGGCCATGGTGATGATGGACGGACTGCCAGGTGAGACAGGCACTTCCGTCTCTTCCCTGCAGGAGTCTGGGAAGCAGGAGCTGGGGCAGGAGCTGGGACACCTGCTGGACACAGGCTCCCCTCTAAGACAGGACTGGGGTCGCCTCCAAGACTGTACCTTAAAAATGCCGGCAATGGAGAGAGTGAGGCTGGAGGTCCTGGAGACCAGAAGGAACTCAGAGAAGCCCAAACCAAAGGCGAGAATCCCGCCAAGGAAGAGGCTCCCAAGCACCCGCAGGAGTAGCCCTGTGTCCTGGAAACGGAAGATTTTCTCAGATGTGGACAAATGGAGACCTGGAAGCAACGGGGGGAGAGAGCGGGGGGCCACGTCCTGGGtgtgcctgtctgggcggcctcACCCCACCCAGCCGTTGGGTGTGATTTGCCACGGCTACACCCCACCCTCCCTGCACCCGCCACCTGTCTGAGGCCCCAAGTCCTGGGACAGGAGGCGTCAGAGAATCTCAGGCAGATGGCCAGGGACTTGGGGAAACCAGGAAGCAGGGCTGGCTGCCAGGGAGCCCGGGGGCAATACAAGCCAAGGATCCTAACAGGGACTGATGGAGGCTTCTGAGCCTCTGGACTAGAGCgggggcctggcacacagcggGCATTGGGCGGAAGCACCttgctccttcacaccctgtgTACCACCCGTCTTTGGGGAGGAGGCGGTGGGGAGGGCTGTGACTTCCTGTGGCCTTGGCAgctgtgagaccccatggcccAAAGAAGATGGGGCACCTGCTACATGAGAACTGTCAGTGCCCTGGGCCACTGGAGGAGGCCCTTCACTCCAGGTGGGTCCAGGGACAAAACTCCATCCATACAAACCTCCTCCATCTAACTACAGAGCTGTGGGATGTAGCCAAGACATGTGCCATTTTCTGGACCACCGTTTCCCCACTGACAAAACAAAAGGGACTAGACTGGACAGTACAGTTTGATGAACAGTTCTCAAAAAGTAAACATACACACGTTCAAAGAGACGACAAAACCATGGCTCCTGTTCCAGAGATACCCACACAGGCCTCCACACACCAAGTCGTGCCCAGACTTTCAGAGGACCcttgggtctccagcactgcccATCTGAGAGAACAGGAAAGGCTCCCGGGGGTAGAAGCCAGTGGGAAGGTGAGCCCTAGACGCGGCAAATGGACATTCGTGGGAGCGGGAGGCTGGCCGAGGAGGCTTTTGGAGGGAAGCACTGAGGAGAAGCAGAATGTCGGAGTCCCCCGGGCACACAGCCTTTTGACGCAGGACATCTTGTCTGGTGCTGGGCTCGGCAGCACTGCAAAGGCGTCGGCAAATTGAAGGGAATTCGGGGAAGAGCAACATAAGTAATGAAGGCGCTTGGGGGATTAATTTACCAGAAAAGATTAAAGAAGCTAAATCCATGCAGCTTTGCTAAGTGATGACTACCAGGGGCTCTCGGGTGAGAGTTTGcagagatggggaaatggtgtAAACatctgggaagggagggagagtgtGGCGCTTGGTGAGGGGCATAAGGAGGGGAtggaaagagattttaaaacaggggaaaaaaaaaaaatgaggctgcAGAGCACAAGTTTCCTGGACAACGGAGCTGCAGAATAATCTTCTCCGAGAGGTTTGAGACGCTTCACTGCTTGAAACTTAAATGGATGTGGGACAGAATTCTCTGTGATGACCCTGAGGACAGAAGGGACTCTGGGAGGAAGGATTAACAGACAGAGGACGAAGACCAATTCCAAAACATCAGGGAGAGGAACATGGTAGCCTCCCCCGGCCCAGGCTAGACACATCCTTCTGACTCTTCCCTGGGGGGTGAGGCGGGGAAGGGGGAAGGAACCCGCCCCTTCCTCACTCCCCAGCTCCCTGACCGGGAAACAGCCAAGGCCAATCCCACACACCTCTTCATGCCTGAACCTCCTGTTCCCACTTCCTGGGGTGCCCGCCCTCATCGGGGGGTCAAAATCCCATTCATTCTCCAAAAATGCACTGTCTGGGAAGCCTCAACTTGCCTTTCTGGCCCACCAACCTGGACATTCATGACTCTACTCCAACTAAGAGAAAGAGGGCATCGTGGTTAAGAGAGGGGCCGGCTGGTATATGAGCTACGGGGACCTTGAGCAAGGCTAACTTGACTTCTCTCTGCCGTAGTTTCTTTTATCTGCAAGATGAGGCAGTCCTAGTACTGGCACATGGGGTTTGGGGGGAGTATTAAATGAGTTACTATGTTTAGAACAATCAGAACAGCCCTGGTATACTTTTAGCGCTGTGTGCATTTACCATCATTACCGCCTGGTGTGTTTTACATGTGACTTCTCAGTAGCATTTATCCTGCGAGATTCTAGCCCCTTGGTTTAAGTATCTGTCCAGCCTCCAAACCAGGCACTGCCAGGGTCGGGACCACCATCACTAATCTCTGGAACCTCCGCAGCTACCACAGTGCTGGGCTCCGAGCAGAGATCAGAGCTCTGTGCCGAGATCCCCCCAAGGTGGATGACCCCACGTACCTTCAAACACGGCAAAGAGAGGGAAGAGCCCCAGGAACATGAGTGGCTGCAGGTGGAACATGGTGTCTATGGGGTTCTGGAGTCCTGCACAAATGACTTGTGTGAGCCGTTGTGCCCGGCCTGGCCCGCCTGCACCCTGCCCGCCTCCACCCTGCCTGGTGCCCTGAGCCCACCAAGTTCCGCCTTCTGCAGGAGCATCTGGGTGAGGGTCCAGCGAATGCCGCCGATGAACGAGGCACCCAGCACCAAGGCGAAGCCCTCGATGTTGAACTGCGTCG is a window of Budorcas taxicolor isolate Tak-1 chromosome 13, Takin1.1, whole genome shotgun sequence DNA encoding:
- the SLC35C2 gene encoding solute carrier family 35 member C2; the protein is MGRCAPDVAFVWRAVLTLGLVLLYYCFSIGITFYNKWLTKSFHFPLFMTMLHLAVIFLFSALSRALVQCSSHRARVVLSWPDYLRRVAPTALATALDVGLSNWSFLYITVSLYTMTKSSAVLFILIFSLIFKLEELRAALVLVVLLIAGGLFMFTYKSTQFNIEGFALVLGASFIGGIRWTLTQMLLQKAELGLQNPIDTMFHLQPLMFLGLFPLFAVFEGLHLSTSEKIFRFQDTGLLLRVLGSLFLGGILAFGLGFSEFLLVSRTSSLTLSIAGIFKEVCTLLLAAHLLGDQISLLNWLGFALCLSGISLHIALKALHARGDSAPKPLKGLGSNPDLELLLRSSQPEDEDNEEEEYFVAQGQQ